From the genome of Muricauda sp. SCSIO 64092, one region includes:
- a CDS encoding AAA domain-containing protein, translating into MSSIHKWLKYYRASLIDSNRGQKNIVLPIRIVRNTTILRQLNTNELQKIWDADNVEIISFPEINQSLTKDHNIPINNSNSQLADEVKSVENEVSVQEIDYKINKLEVAPVSITIEVEHGAALGSTEVHLPFWIPFYLSEDGVLFPPKGDETPMFVRNYLEPNPKDLPVIASMKRLDENLLKHKFNTDSWEEYWKDCEKFFNAVTDKTFADSKKGNESEFSLCKLEDNNTTRNILNLYNSLLDNRKEEIEQTLLSPILEEEIEKENHELTDVEIYLNKAHYGQMGNKFPLSKSQRVAFAQFFSDKNKKAFAINGPPGTGKTTILQSILANLVTKAVLNNGVAPLIIGSSTNNQAITNILDSMSIDNKEDLLSKKWLPNTNSFGLYLCASSKGKEASSKKYQYATNSYLNDGFLSEFENSVNIEVFYKSFRDNFQAYFSEKHDSELDGSDIQDTLRKEIQRLKKCIDLGNLVTKRYIEIVDILSKNGFKKYSDLKKEIERTIALINDNEHFQHSIKQIKSELGSKYKSFPFYIRFFPFEKFKKIRSNSFKIITESLSASLPSDLKYHRYHTLLSELDKLLLNTINKNKKLQGNLDKLESIKERIRSRRDKYKNYFQQWDLIYTKRWEKLLNTTGDEYLNLPEIENTAVKLDISYRHDLFWMCIHLREYQYIGELEQKEDHNAGERGEIPYENKLRRLAKITPLFIATFHSLPKFATFFRYNEGNLFYKQLFDLMIVDEAGQVSPEVSVPSLTLAKKIISVGDIYQIEPVWGVTKGVDFINANKYEVIKDENHFNKIENLGFTASSGSLMKMVRKCTPFTYTHQSKEKEKGAYLTEHRRCLNSIINYSNKFVYNNSLDLKVGNVYKENFFLPPLGYLAINGFSEKPKNGSRRNLKEAQTIVTWLFNNDKQLLSNYENKKAIDEIVAIITPFSAQKRYIKQLLYKAFGEEISKKIIVGTVHALQGAERPVILFSAVHDLSDNALFFDYANKHNMLNVALTRAKHSFLIFANMEIFDAAKSSPSGNLAKQLFSEINYKLDDKFIYESDSIYKNEKEYAVTRINTLKAHRATLRKCFKIVKNQLIIYSPFISINAINNDNITELVKQAITRGIKVIILTDKYLDLSEGKLKGVSKKGRDALVAAGAELEIISGVHNKTICVDDRILIEGSFNWLSATRDITSNFFREETSLIIQGGKVKEEISQIVNSIKKIIR; encoded by the coding sequence ATGAGTAGCATACATAAATGGCTTAAATATTACAGAGCTTCACTTATTGACTCAAATAGAGGACAAAAAAACATTGTTTTACCTATTAGAATAGTACGTAACACTACTATCTTAAGGCAGTTAAATACCAATGAACTTCAAAAAATTTGGGATGCAGATAATGTAGAAATTATAAGTTTTCCAGAAATAAACCAAAGCCTGACAAAAGATCACAACATTCCAATAAACAATAGTAACTCCCAACTTGCTGATGAAGTAAAATCCGTTGAAAATGAAGTCAGTGTTCAAGAAATAGACTATAAAATCAATAAACTAGAAGTAGCTCCCGTTTCAATTACAATAGAAGTTGAGCATGGAGCAGCCCTTGGAAGTACGGAAGTACATTTACCGTTTTGGATACCCTTTTACCTTAGTGAAGATGGGGTTTTATTTCCTCCAAAAGGAGATGAAACACCAATGTTTGTTAGAAACTATTTAGAACCTAACCCCAAAGACTTGCCTGTAATTGCAAGTATGAAAAGGCTAGATGAAAACTTGCTCAAACATAAGTTTAATACAGACTCATGGGAAGAATATTGGAAGGACTGTGAAAAGTTTTTTAATGCTGTCACAGATAAAACATTCGCTGATAGCAAAAAAGGAAATGAGTCTGAGTTTTCTCTTTGTAAATTAGAAGATAACAATACTACAAGGAATATCTTAAACCTTTACAACAGCCTTTTAGATAATAGGAAAGAGGAAATAGAACAAACATTGCTCAGCCCTATTTTAGAAGAAGAAATAGAGAAAGAAAATCATGAGTTAACTGACGTTGAAATTTACTTAAATAAGGCGCATTATGGGCAAATGGGCAATAAGTTTCCGTTATCAAAATCTCAAAGAGTTGCCTTTGCTCAGTTCTTTAGTGATAAAAATAAAAAAGCGTTTGCCATTAATGGACCACCGGGCACTGGAAAAACTACAATTCTACAAAGCATATTAGCAAACCTTGTCACTAAGGCGGTTTTGAATAATGGTGTTGCCCCTTTGATTATAGGATCTTCTACAAATAATCAGGCAATAACCAACATATTGGACAGTATGTCCATTGATAATAAAGAAGATTTGCTTTCTAAGAAATGGTTGCCAAATACAAATTCTTTTGGTTTGTATTTATGCGCTTCATCTAAAGGGAAAGAGGCATCATCTAAAAAATATCAATATGCAACAAACAGCTACCTAAACGATGGATTTTTAAGTGAATTTGAAAATAGTGTTAATATCGAGGTATTCTATAAAAGTTTCAGAGATAATTTTCAAGCTTATTTTTCAGAAAAGCATGATTCTGAATTGGATGGGTCAGACATTCAGGACACATTACGAAAGGAAATTCAAAGATTGAAAAAATGTATAGATCTTGGAAATCTAGTAACCAAGAGATATATAGAAATTGTTGATATACTTAGCAAAAATGGATTTAAAAAATATTCCGATTTAAAAAAGGAGATTGAAAGAACCATTGCCTTAATAAATGACAATGAACACTTTCAGCATAGTATAAAACAAATAAAATCTGAACTGGGCAGCAAGTACAAGTCTTTCCCTTTTTACATTAGATTTTTTCCTTTCGAAAAATTTAAAAAAATTAGGTCAAATAGCTTCAAGATAATTACTGAATCCTTATCAGCTTCATTGCCATCTGATTTAAAATACCATAGGTACCATACACTCTTATCAGAATTGGACAAGCTACTCCTCAATACAATAAATAAGAATAAAAAACTACAAGGGAACTTAGATAAATTAGAAAGCATAAAAGAGCGCATTCGTTCTCGAAGAGATAAGTACAAGAACTATTTTCAACAATGGGATTTGATATATACCAAAAGATGGGAAAAACTTCTCAATACTACAGGAGACGAATATTTAAATCTTCCAGAAATAGAAAACACCGCTGTAAAATTGGACATATCGTATAGACATGATTTGTTTTGGATGTGCATTCACTTAAGGGAATATCAATATATTGGGGAACTCGAACAAAAAGAAGACCACAATGCTGGAGAAAGAGGAGAAATACCATATGAAAATAAATTAAGAAGGCTAGCAAAAATAACCCCACTATTCATTGCTACTTTTCATTCCCTCCCAAAGTTTGCTACTTTCTTCAGGTATAATGAAGGTAATCTTTTCTACAAGCAATTATTTGATTTAATGATAGTTGATGAAGCTGGACAAGTATCTCCTGAAGTTTCTGTTCCGTCGCTTACACTGGCAAAAAAAATAATTTCTGTTGGCGATATCTATCAAATTGAACCCGTTTGGGGAGTAACCAAAGGAGTTGATTTTATAAATGCAAATAAATATGAAGTTATTAAAGATGAGAATCACTTCAACAAGATTGAAAATCTTGGTTTTACAGCTTCAAGTGGGAGTTTAATGAAGATGGTCAGAAAATGTACTCCATTTACATATACCCATCAATCAAAAGAGAAAGAAAAAGGAGCTTATTTAACCGAACACAGAAGGTGCTTAAACTCTATTATAAATTATTCAAATAAGTTCGTTTACAACAACTCTTTAGATTTAAAGGTAGGAAACGTATATAAGGAAAACTTTTTTCTTCCCCCACTGGGATATCTTGCCATAAATGGTTTTTCAGAAAAGCCCAAAAATGGAAGTCGAAGAAATTTGAAAGAAGCCCAAACTATAGTTACATGGCTTTTCAATAATGATAAACAACTATTAAGCAATTATGAGAATAAAAAAGCTATTGATGAAATCGTAGCCATTATAACTCCTTTTTCAGCACAAAAAAGATATATCAAACAATTATTATATAAGGCTTTTGGCGAAGAGATATCAAAAAAAATAATAGTTGGCACAGTGCATGCCTTACAGGGAGCTGAAAGACCTGTTATTTTGTTTTCAGCAGTTCATGATTTAAGTGACAACGCATTGTTTTTTGATTATGCCAACAAGCACAATATGCTCAATGTAGCATTAACTAGAGCAAAACACAGTTTTTTGATATTCGCCAATATGGAAATATTTGATGCGGCAAAATCATCACCTTCTGGAAATCTTGCCAAGCAACTATTTTCTGAAATCAATTACAAACTTGATGATAAGTTCATCTATGAATCCGATTCCATATATAAAAATGAAAAGGAGTATGCCGTTACAAGAATTAATACGCTGAAAGCACATAGAGCCACATTGCGCAAATGTTTTAAAATTGTGAAAAACCAATTAATTATATACTCTCCTTTTATCTCTATTAATGCTATTAACAATGATAATATAACTGAGTTAGTTAAACAGGCAATTACTCGTGGTATCAAAGTAATCATTTTAACTGATAAATACCTAGACCTATCGGAAGGCAAGCTGAAAGGGGTTTCCAAAAAAGGTAGGGACGCATTAGTAGCTGCTGGTGCAGAATTAGAGATTATTAGTGGTGTACACAATAAAACTATATGTGTTGATGACCGAATACTAATTGAGGGATCTTTTAATTGGTTATCAGCAACACGAGATATAACAAGTAACTTTTTTAGAGAAGAAACCAGCTTAATTATACAAGGTGGTAAGGTTAAAGAAGAAATCTCTCAAATAGTTAATAGTATTAAAAAAATAATTAGATGA